A section of the Phaseolus vulgaris cultivar G19833 chromosome 8, P. vulgaris v2.0, whole genome shotgun sequence genome encodes:
- the LOC137825178 gene encoding uncharacterized protein has translation MIPIEIQESSPRFQNFMMEESDKGRKENLNLLDKVREQARVRAEALKRRVELKQKTKLRPRQFQVADLVMRKAHPYQLENKLSPKWSGPFCVVEVLGNGAYRLETLEGRAIPRTWNDVNLKFYFS, from the coding sequence ATGATCCCTATAGagatccaagagagctcgccacGATTCCAGAACTTCATGATGGAAGAATCAGACAAAGGAAGAAAGGAAAACCTAAACCTACTAGACAAGGTGAGGGAGCAAGCACGCGTCAGAgctgaagccttgaagagaagggtggagctgAAGCAAAAGAccaagctgagacctcggcagttccaggTGGCCGACTTGGTAATGCGAAAGGCTCACCCTTACCAGTTagagaataagttgtctcccaaatggAGTGGCCCATTCTGCGTGGTGGAGGTACTCGGAAACGGAGCCTACAGGCTCGAGACTCTAGAGGGTAGAGCCATACCCCGAACGTGGAATGACGtcaatctcaagttttattttagttaa
- the LOC137824124 gene encoding E3 ubiquitin-protein ligase SINAT5-like, giving the protein MEMDSIDCVSFSDGMDEDEIQHHTLHPHHHSEFSSNKPRNGGANSNNVTGATAISPATSVHELLECPVCTNSMYPPIHQCHNGHTLCSTCKTRVHNRCPTCRQELGDIRCLALEKVAESLELPCKYYSLGCPEIFPYYSKLKHETVCNFRPYNCPYAGSECSVVGDIPFLVAHLRDDHKVDMHTGCTFNHRYVKSNPREVENATWMLTVFYCFGQYFCLHFEAFQLGMAPVYMAFLRFMGDENEARNYSYSLEVGANGRKLIWEGTPRSIRDSHRKVRDSHDGLIIQRNMALFFSGGDKKELKLRVTGRIWKEQQNPDAGVCIPNLCS; this is encoded by the exons ATGGAGATGGACAGCATTGACTGTGTGTCATTCTCTGATGGCATGGATGAGGATGAGATCCAACACCACACTCTGCATCCTCATCATCACTCTGAGTTTTCTTCTAACAAGCCTCGTAATGGCGGTGCTAATAGCAATAATGTTACGGGAGCCACCGCCATTTCTCCTGCAACCAGCGTTCATGAGTTGCTAGAATGCCCTGTTTGCACAAATTCAATGTACCCCCCAATTCACCAG TGCCACAATGGACACACATTGTGTTCCACTTGTAAAACAAGGGTGCACAATCGATGTCCCACTTGTAGACAAGAGCTTGGAGATATTAGGTGTCTAGCACTGGAGAAGGTGGCTGAATCACTTGAGTTACCTTGCAAGTACTACTCCCTTGGATGTCCCGAAATCTTTCCTTATTACAGCAAGCTTAAGCATGAGACAGTATGCAATTTTAGACCATACAATTGTCCTTATGCTGGATCAGAGTGCTCTGTTGTTGGGGACATTCCCTTCCTTGTTGCACATTTGAGGGATGATCATAAGGTGGATATGCACACTGGTTGCACATTCAACCATCGTTATGTGAAGTCCAATCCTCGTGAAGTAGAGAATGCAACTTGGATGCTCACC GTATTTTATTGTTTTGGCCAATACTTCTGCCTTCACTTCGAAGCTTTCCAGCTTGGCATGGCTCCTGTTTACATGGCATTCCTTCGATTTATGGGTGATGAGAACGAGGCTCGTAACTACAGCTACAGCCTTGAAGTTGGGGCAAATGGCAGGAAACTCATTTGGGAGGGTACACCACGAAGTATTCGCGATAGCCACCGGAAAGTCAGAGATAGCCATGACGGTCTCATTATTCAACGAAACATGGCCTTATTTTTCTCTGGAGGTGATAAGAAGGAGCTGAAACTAAGAGTCACAGGAAGAATATGGAAGGAACAACAGAATCCCGATGCTGGGGTGTGCATACCAAATCTTTGCAGCTAA